In a single window of the Gemmatimonadota bacterium genome:
- a CDS encoding HlyD family efflux transporter periplasmic adaptor subunit: protein MSESTQNGEKPKGLVEMFSSDSRREHEGTMDRRIEKKRFTPRRMAFGGLAAAVVAFGAYALLSVNQSSLNVEAEKLTLAPVTYGPFLEYIVEQGAVMPLTTFYLDAVEGGRVEEVYIEQGTHVEEGTPILRLSNANLQLNVMQREAELFREVNRLRETRVSMGQRRLSMRADLVETEYQLRQAEREYTRQDALLAADLVSRQEYDEAKDNLEYLTRRREVTVETLRQDSLFQMIQIQQLEESIDRLRQNLEVIKQNEENLTLRAPITGLLSSLIAEVGESKPGGDRLGQIDVEDRFKVRAAIDEHYIARIRSGQAGSFDFAGGTYNLVISRVYPEVIEGQFEADMEFPEGMPVGLRRGQTLQVRIALGELADAMQVPRGGFYQKTGGRWIYVLDPAGETAERRQIRLGRQNSQYFEVLEGLEEGEQVITSMYDNFGDMERLVLQ from the coding sequence ATGAGCGAGTCAACACAGAACGGCGAAAAGCCGAAGGGTCTCGTGGAGATGTTCTCATCAGACAGCCGTAGGGAACACGAGGGCACGATGGACCGCAGGATCGAGAAGAAGCGCTTCACGCCGCGCCGGATGGCGTTCGGCGGCCTGGCCGCCGCGGTGGTCGCATTCGGGGCCTACGCGCTGCTCAGCGTCAACCAGTCCTCGCTGAACGTGGAAGCCGAGAAGCTGACCCTGGCCCCGGTGACCTACGGTCCTTTTCTCGAGTACATCGTGGAGCAGGGCGCGGTGATGCCGCTCACGACCTTCTACCTGGACGCGGTGGAAGGCGGGCGCGTGGAGGAGGTCTACATTGAGCAGGGCACGCACGTGGAGGAAGGCACACCGATCCTGCGCCTGTCCAACGCCAACCTGCAACTCAACGTGATGCAGAGGGAAGCTGAGCTTTTCCGCGAGGTGAACCGGCTCAGGGAGACGCGGGTCTCCATGGGGCAGCGCCGTCTGAGCATGCGCGCCGATCTGGTGGAAACGGAATACCAACTGCGCCAGGCGGAACGGGAGTACACACGACAGGACGCCCTGCTCGCGGCCGACCTGGTCTCGCGGCAGGAATACGACGAGGCAAAGGACAACCTGGAATATCTCACACGCAGGCGGGAAGTCACCGTTGAGACGCTGCGCCAGGATTCACTCTTCCAGATGATCCAGATCCAGCAGCTGGAGGAATCGATCGACCGGCTTCGCCAGAACCTGGAAGTCATCAAGCAGAACGAGGAGAACCTGACCTTACGCGCGCCGATCACGGGACTTCTGTCCTCGCTCATCGCCGAGGTGGGCGAGTCCAAGCCCGGCGGCGATCGGCTGGGCCAGATCGACGTGGAGGACCGGTTCAAGGTGCGCGCGGCCATCGACGAGCACTACATCGCCCGTATCCGCTCGGGCCAGGCCGGTTCCTTCGATTTCGCGGGCGGGACCTACAACCTGGTGATCAGCCGGGTGTATCCCGAGGTGATCGAAGGGCAGTTCGAGGCGGACATGGAGTTCCCCGAAGGCATGCCCGTAGGACTCCGCCGCGGCCAGACGCTGCAGGTGCGGATCGCGCTGGGCGAGTTGGCCGACGCCATGCAGGTGCCCCGGGGCGGTTTCTACCAGAAGACGGGCGGGCGCTGGATATACGTGCTTGATCCTGCCGGTGAGACCGCCGAGCGGCGCCAGATACGGCTCGGCCGGCAGAACAGCCAGTACTTCGAGGTCCTCGAAGGCCTCGAAGAGGGCGAACAAGTCATCACCTCCATGTATGATAACTTCGGCGACATGGAACGGCTGGTGTTGCAGTAG
- a CDS encoding ABC transporter ATP-binding protein — MIATQNLKKLYATEEVETTALNDVTMTVDEGEFVAIMGPSGCGKSTLLNILGLLDNPTGGEYHFVGEEVSAHSERQRANLRKANIGFVFQSFNLIDELTVYENIELPLIYLGTSKQERKERVEAAMEHMQILHRRNHFPQQLSGGQQQRVAVARAVIGNPKLILADEPTGNLDSANGAEVMELLNGLNEAGTTIIMVTHDQPLADHAHRIIRLFDGRIVNGASA; from the coding sequence ATGATTGCGACACAGAATCTCAAGAAACTCTACGCGACGGAAGAGGTGGAGACGACGGCACTCAACGACGTGACCATGACCGTTGACGAAGGGGAGTTCGTGGCGATTATGGGACCCTCGGGCTGCGGCAAGTCGACCCTGCTCAACATCCTCGGCCTCCTCGACAACCCCACGGGCGGGGAGTACCACTTTGTAGGTGAGGAAGTTTCCGCCCACTCCGAGCGGCAACGGGCCAACCTGCGCAAGGCCAACATCGGCTTCGTTTTCCAGAGCTTCAACCTGATCGACGAACTGACCGTGTATGAAAACATCGAGCTGCCCCTGATCTACCTGGGCACGTCAAAGCAGGAGCGCAAAGAAAGGGTGGAAGCAGCCATGGAGCACATGCAGATCCTCCACCGGCGGAACCACTTCCCACAGCAGCTCTCCGGCGGCCAACAGCAGCGCGTGGCCGTGGCGCGGGCGGTCATCGGGAATCCGAAGCTGATCCTGGCGGACGAACCGACCGGTAACCTGGACTCTGCCAACGGTGCGGAGGTGATGGAATTGCTCAACGGCCTCAACGAGGCGGGCACGACCATCATCATGGTGACCCACGACCAACCGCTGGCCGATCACGCCCACCGTATCATCCGACTCTTCGACGGGCGGATCGTGAACGGGGCCTCGGCTTAG